A genomic window from Solanum dulcamara chromosome 11, daSolDulc1.2, whole genome shotgun sequence includes:
- the LOC129875135 gene encoding uncharacterized protein LOC129875135 isoform X1, protein MEPHRNSDSNFSTRGEVDPSSTSFSRVSNPLIQSDCSKFGDNRGLDDFVPVIGSNIVKTGKHEEYNREAVHLRNEIPENTSSMSRLDTQAEELFSKQSFQDTREASERYHMDGWKEEFEEDSTTLRQKNNLRCSEKIISSNWDERGKCGSESFGQTAGHINNEKSYIMGKPVGGRQETDHDSPLSAKESFEKEGHTTYGMVKAEVSNVNLIQQTNETDVKRNFRYQQLTESIECETRSSQNVEESMCHQNQEKYFCYDSPLFGETGAWIPVSVPPMSESEHDEWSRGFCSNGGYLPEGDTDWNQCMGEDKELTMWDVVLDMLLAARGKVHSLASGDIVGNMSWISSHLIEQAWKEMAQTLTEANFGNAQEILESDPPKWLPDSVSSTCMLCNVRFHPIMCSRHHCRFCGGLFCNECTKGRSLLPEKFRTGEPQRVCDVCCVRLESVQPYLMDQVSRAAQLPTHDLTDLSTLRSWVNFPWGQSMEYEIYKAANTIRGYEKIGLLSSEKKIPEAILQNARGLAILTVVKVGVMVTYNIGTGLVIARREDGSWSPPSAISSFGVGWGAQAGGELTDFIIVLRTTDAVKTFGGDAHLSVGAGVSAAAGIIGRTAEADLRAGTGGYAACCTYSCSKGAFVGCSLQGSIVTTRTRENSRFYGSQSMKASEILLGSLPRPPAAAALYRALADLYQNL, encoded by the exons ATGGAGCCCCATCGTAATTCGGATTCTAACTTTTCTACTCGAGGAGAAGTTGATCCTTCTTCGACTTCTTTTTCTAGGGTTTCTAATCCACTTATTCAATCG GACTGTAGTAAGTTTGGAGATAACAGAGGCCTGGATGATTTTGTGCCAGTCATAGGTTCAAACATTGTAAAAACGGGTAAGCATGAAGAATATAACAGAGAAGCTGTACACCTAAGGAATGAAATTCCCGAGAACACAAGTTCTATGAGTCGTCTAGATACTCAAGCAGAGGAACTTTTCAGTAAACAGTCATTTCAAGACACTCGAGAAGCTAGTGAGAGGTATCATATGGACGGCTGGAAAGAGGAATTTGAAGAAGATTCTACAACCTTGAGACAGAAAAATAATTTGAGGTGTTCTGAGAAGATTATTAGCAGCAATTGGGATGAAAGAGGAAAGTGTGGTTCCGAATCATTTGGTCAAACTGCAGGTCACATAAACAACGAGAAGAGTTATATCATGGGCAAGCCAGTGGGTGGACGGCAAGAAACTGATCATGATTCACCTTTGAGCGCAAAAGAAAGCTTTGAGAAGGAGGGACACACAACTTATGGAATGGTTAAAGCTGAAGTCTCTAATGTTAATTTAATTCAACAGACTAATGAAACTGACGTAAAAAGAAATTTTCGGTACCAACAATTAACTGAAAGTATAGAATGTGAAACTCGGTCATCTCAAAATGTAGAAGAAAGTATGTGCCaccaaaatcaagaaaaatatttctgcTACGATTCCCCACTTTTTGGTGAAACTGGGGCTTGGATACCTGTATCAGTTCCTCCAATGTCGGAGAGTGAGCATGATGAATGGAGTAGAGGCTTCTGCTCAAATGGGGGGTACCTCCCTGAAGGTGACACAGATTGGAATCAGTGCATGGGGGAAGACAAGGAGTTGACCATGTGGGATGTGGTTCTGGATATGTTGCTTGCAGCACGAGGAAAAGTGCATTCTCTTGCGTCTGGTGATATAGTAGGTAACATGTCGTGGATATCAAGCCATCTCATTGAGCAGGCTTGGAAAGAGATGGCTCAAACCCTCACAGAAGCTAATTTTGGTAATGCCCAGGAAATTCTTGAGTCAGATCCTCCCAAATGGTTGCCTGACAGTGTATCTTCCACTTGTATGTTATGTAATGTGCGGTTCCACCCTATCATGTGCAGCAGGCATCATTGTCGATTTTGTGGAGGATTATTTTGCAATGAATGTACTAAAGGAAGGAGTTTGCTCCCTGAAAAATTTCGCACTGGGGAACCGCAACGAGTATGTGATGTATGTTGTGTACGTCTTGAATCTGTGCAACCATACCTAATGGATCAAGTAAGCCGTGCTGCTCAGTTGCCAACCCATGACCTAACTGACTTGAGCACATTGAGATCCTGGGTAAACTTCCCGTGGGGACAGTCAATGGAATACGAAATTTATAAGGCCGCTAACACTATTCGGGGATATGAAAAG ATTGGTTTATTGAGTTCTGAGAAGAAAATTCCAGAAGCCATTCTACAAAATGCAAGAGGCCTTGCCATACTTACGGTCGTGAAAGTTGGAGTGATGGTAACCTACAACATCGGAACTGGATTGGTAATTGCACGTAGAGAAGATGGTTCGTGGTCTCCCCCCTCAGCCATTTCTTCTTTCGGTGTGGGATGGGGTGCTCAG gCTGGTGGAGAACTTACTGACTTCATTATTGTTCTGAGAACTACTGATGCTGTCAAGACTTTTGGTGGTGATGCGCATCTTTCAGTTGGAGCTGGTGTGAGTGCTGCTGCCGGGATCATTGGACGAACTGCTGAAGCTGATCTTCGTGCCGGTACTGGCGGCTATGCTGCTTGTTGTACATACAGCTGCAGTAAAG GTGCCTTCGTGGGGTGTTCTCTACAAGGGAGTATTGTGACTACCCGAACACGAGAAAACTCCAGATTTTATGGTAGCCAATCGATGAAAGCTTCAGAAATTCTCCTTGGCTCGTTGCCTAGGCCCCCTGCTGCAGCCGCCCTATATCGTGCACTCGCCGATTTATACCAGAACCTCTGA
- the LOC129875135 gene encoding uncharacterized protein LOC129875135 isoform X3, which yields MEPHRNSDSNFSTRGEVDPSSTSFSRVSNPLIQSDCSKFGDNRGLDDFVPVIGSNIVKTGKHEEYNREAVHLRNEIPENTSSMSRLDTQAEELFSKQSFQDTREASERYHMDGWKEEFEEDSTTLRQKNNLRCSEKIISSNWDERGKCGSESFGQTAGHINNEKSYIMGKPVGGRQETDHDSPLSAKESFEKEGHTTYGMVKAEVSNVNLIQQTNETDVKRNFRYQQLTESIECETRSSQNVEESMCHQNQEKYFCYDSPLFGETGAWIPVSVPPMSESEHDEWSRGFCSNGGYLPEGDTDWNQCMGEDKELTMWDVVLDMLLAARGKVHSLASGDIVGNMSWISSHLIEQAWKEMAQTLTEANFGNAQEILESDPPKWLPDSVSSTCMLCNVRFHPIMCSRHHCRFCGGLFCNECTKGRSLLPEKFRTGEPQRVCDVCCVRLESVQPYLMDQVSRAAQLPTHDLTDLSTLRSWVNFPWGQSMEYEIYKAANTIRGYEKIGLLSSEKKIPEAILQNARGLAILTVVKVGVMVTYNIGTGLVIARREDGSWSPPSAISSFGVGWGAQIFIL from the exons ATGGAGCCCCATCGTAATTCGGATTCTAACTTTTCTACTCGAGGAGAAGTTGATCCTTCTTCGACTTCTTTTTCTAGGGTTTCTAATCCACTTATTCAATCG GACTGTAGTAAGTTTGGAGATAACAGAGGCCTGGATGATTTTGTGCCAGTCATAGGTTCAAACATTGTAAAAACGGGTAAGCATGAAGAATATAACAGAGAAGCTGTACACCTAAGGAATGAAATTCCCGAGAACACAAGTTCTATGAGTCGTCTAGATACTCAAGCAGAGGAACTTTTCAGTAAACAGTCATTTCAAGACACTCGAGAAGCTAGTGAGAGGTATCATATGGACGGCTGGAAAGAGGAATTTGAAGAAGATTCTACAACCTTGAGACAGAAAAATAATTTGAGGTGTTCTGAGAAGATTATTAGCAGCAATTGGGATGAAAGAGGAAAGTGTGGTTCCGAATCATTTGGTCAAACTGCAGGTCACATAAACAACGAGAAGAGTTATATCATGGGCAAGCCAGTGGGTGGACGGCAAGAAACTGATCATGATTCACCTTTGAGCGCAAAAGAAAGCTTTGAGAAGGAGGGACACACAACTTATGGAATGGTTAAAGCTGAAGTCTCTAATGTTAATTTAATTCAACAGACTAATGAAACTGACGTAAAAAGAAATTTTCGGTACCAACAATTAACTGAAAGTATAGAATGTGAAACTCGGTCATCTCAAAATGTAGAAGAAAGTATGTGCCaccaaaatcaagaaaaatatttctgcTACGATTCCCCACTTTTTGGTGAAACTGGGGCTTGGATACCTGTATCAGTTCCTCCAATGTCGGAGAGTGAGCATGATGAATGGAGTAGAGGCTTCTGCTCAAATGGGGGGTACCTCCCTGAAGGTGACACAGATTGGAATCAGTGCATGGGGGAAGACAAGGAGTTGACCATGTGGGATGTGGTTCTGGATATGTTGCTTGCAGCACGAGGAAAAGTGCATTCTCTTGCGTCTGGTGATATAGTAGGTAACATGTCGTGGATATCAAGCCATCTCATTGAGCAGGCTTGGAAAGAGATGGCTCAAACCCTCACAGAAGCTAATTTTGGTAATGCCCAGGAAATTCTTGAGTCAGATCCTCCCAAATGGTTGCCTGACAGTGTATCTTCCACTTGTATGTTATGTAATGTGCGGTTCCACCCTATCATGTGCAGCAGGCATCATTGTCGATTTTGTGGAGGATTATTTTGCAATGAATGTACTAAAGGAAGGAGTTTGCTCCCTGAAAAATTTCGCACTGGGGAACCGCAACGAGTATGTGATGTATGTTGTGTACGTCTTGAATCTGTGCAACCATACCTAATGGATCAAGTAAGCCGTGCTGCTCAGTTGCCAACCCATGACCTAACTGACTTGAGCACATTGAGATCCTGGGTAAACTTCCCGTGGGGACAGTCAATGGAATACGAAATTTATAAGGCCGCTAACACTATTCGGGGATATGAAAAG ATTGGTTTATTGAGTTCTGAGAAGAAAATTCCAGAAGCCATTCTACAAAATGCAAGAGGCCTTGCCATACTTACGGTCGTGAAAGTTGGAGTGATGGTAACCTACAACATCGGAACTGGATTGGTAATTGCACGTAGAGAAGATGGTTCGTGGTCTCCCCCCTCAGCCATTTCTTCTTTCGGTGTGGGATGGGGTGCTCAG atttttattttgtag
- the LOC129875135 gene encoding uncharacterized protein LOC129875135 isoform X2, translating to MSRLDTQAEELFSKQSFQDTREASERYHMDGWKEEFEEDSTTLRQKNNLRCSEKIISSNWDERGKCGSESFGQTAGHINNEKSYIMGKPVGGRQETDHDSPLSAKESFEKEGHTTYGMVKAEVSNVNLIQQTNETDVKRNFRYQQLTESIECETRSSQNVEESMCHQNQEKYFCYDSPLFGETGAWIPVSVPPMSESEHDEWSRGFCSNGGYLPEGDTDWNQCMGEDKELTMWDVVLDMLLAARGKVHSLASGDIVGNMSWISSHLIEQAWKEMAQTLTEANFGNAQEILESDPPKWLPDSVSSTCMLCNVRFHPIMCSRHHCRFCGGLFCNECTKGRSLLPEKFRTGEPQRVCDVCCVRLESVQPYLMDQVSRAAQLPTHDLTDLSTLRSWVNFPWGQSMEYEIYKAANTIRGYEKIGLLSSEKKIPEAILQNARGLAILTVVKVGVMVTYNIGTGLVIARREDGSWSPPSAISSFGVGWGAQAGGELTDFIIVLRTTDAVKTFGGDAHLSVGAGVSAAAGIIGRTAEADLRAGTGGYAACCTYSCSKGAFVGCSLQGSIVTTRTRENSRFYGSQSMKASEILLGSLPRPPAAAALYRALADLYQNL from the exons ATGAGTCGTCTAGATACTCAAGCAGAGGAACTTTTCAGTAAACAGTCATTTCAAGACACTCGAGAAGCTAGTGAGAGGTATCATATGGACGGCTGGAAAGAGGAATTTGAAGAAGATTCTACAACCTTGAGACAGAAAAATAATTTGAGGTGTTCTGAGAAGATTATTAGCAGCAATTGGGATGAAAGAGGAAAGTGTGGTTCCGAATCATTTGGTCAAACTGCAGGTCACATAAACAACGAGAAGAGTTATATCATGGGCAAGCCAGTGGGTGGACGGCAAGAAACTGATCATGATTCACCTTTGAGCGCAAAAGAAAGCTTTGAGAAGGAGGGACACACAACTTATGGAATGGTTAAAGCTGAAGTCTCTAATGTTAATTTAATTCAACAGACTAATGAAACTGACGTAAAAAGAAATTTTCGGTACCAACAATTAACTGAAAGTATAGAATGTGAAACTCGGTCATCTCAAAATGTAGAAGAAAGTATGTGCCaccaaaatcaagaaaaatatttctgcTACGATTCCCCACTTTTTGGTGAAACTGGGGCTTGGATACCTGTATCAGTTCCTCCAATGTCGGAGAGTGAGCATGATGAATGGAGTAGAGGCTTCTGCTCAAATGGGGGGTACCTCCCTGAAGGTGACACAGATTGGAATCAGTGCATGGGGGAAGACAAGGAGTTGACCATGTGGGATGTGGTTCTGGATATGTTGCTTGCAGCACGAGGAAAAGTGCATTCTCTTGCGTCTGGTGATATAGTAGGTAACATGTCGTGGATATCAAGCCATCTCATTGAGCAGGCTTGGAAAGAGATGGCTCAAACCCTCACAGAAGCTAATTTTGGTAATGCCCAGGAAATTCTTGAGTCAGATCCTCCCAAATGGTTGCCTGACAGTGTATCTTCCACTTGTATGTTATGTAATGTGCGGTTCCACCCTATCATGTGCAGCAGGCATCATTGTCGATTTTGTGGAGGATTATTTTGCAATGAATGTACTAAAGGAAGGAGTTTGCTCCCTGAAAAATTTCGCACTGGGGAACCGCAACGAGTATGTGATGTATGTTGTGTACGTCTTGAATCTGTGCAACCATACCTAATGGATCAAGTAAGCCGTGCTGCTCAGTTGCCAACCCATGACCTAACTGACTTGAGCACATTGAGATCCTGGGTAAACTTCCCGTGGGGACAGTCAATGGAATACGAAATTTATAAGGCCGCTAACACTATTCGGGGATATGAAAAG ATTGGTTTATTGAGTTCTGAGAAGAAAATTCCAGAAGCCATTCTACAAAATGCAAGAGGCCTTGCCATACTTACGGTCGTGAAAGTTGGAGTGATGGTAACCTACAACATCGGAACTGGATTGGTAATTGCACGTAGAGAAGATGGTTCGTGGTCTCCCCCCTCAGCCATTTCTTCTTTCGGTGTGGGATGGGGTGCTCAG gCTGGTGGAGAACTTACTGACTTCATTATTGTTCTGAGAACTACTGATGCTGTCAAGACTTTTGGTGGTGATGCGCATCTTTCAGTTGGAGCTGGTGTGAGTGCTGCTGCCGGGATCATTGGACGAACTGCTGAAGCTGATCTTCGTGCCGGTACTGGCGGCTATGCTGCTTGTTGTACATACAGCTGCAGTAAAG GTGCCTTCGTGGGGTGTTCTCTACAAGGGAGTATTGTGACTACCCGAACACGAGAAAACTCCAGATTTTATGGTAGCCAATCGATGAAAGCTTCAGAAATTCTCCTTGGCTCGTTGCCTAGGCCCCCTGCTGCAGCCGCCCTATATCGTGCACTCGCCGATTTATACCAGAACCTCTGA
- the LOC129875136 gene encoding BES1/BZR1 homolog protein 4-like isoform X1, whose translation MTSGTRLPTWKERENNKRRERRRRAIAAKIFAGLRMYGNYKLPKHCDNNEVLKALCKDAGWIVEEDGTTYRKGCKPVERMDIGGSVSVSPCSSYQLSPGASYNPSPVSSSIPSPVSSHYVANVQNNSDPNSLIPWLKNLSSGSSPSSSKFSHHLCIPGASISAPVTPPLSSPTARTPRMNDNWENPTANSTWIQQHYPFLPSSTPPSPGRQTPPDSGWLSGVQTPQDGPSSPTFSLVSSNPFGFKEPLSNGGSRMWTPGQSGTCSPAVGPCMDQTADVPMSDVISAEFAFGSNMKGVVKPWEGERIHEECISDDLELTLGNSSTR comes from the exons ATGACTTCCGGCACGAGGCTACCGACATGGAAGGAGAGAGAGAACAATAAGCGGAGAGAGCGGCGCCGGAGGGCGATCGCCGCCAAGATCTTCGCCGGATTAAGGATGTATGGTAACTATAAGCTCCCCAAACACTGTGACAACAACGAGGTATTGAAAGCTCTGTGTAAAGACGCTGGTTGGATCGTTGAAGAAGATGGAACCACTTACAGAAAG GGATGCAAGCCAGTAGAACGCATGGATATTGGTGGTTCTGTTTCTGTAAGCCCTTGTTCGTCTTACCAACTGAGCCCTGGTGCTTCGTATAATCCGAGTCCAGTTTCATCATCTATCCCTAGCCCGGTCTCATCCCATTATGTTGCCAATGTCCAAAATAATTCTGATCCCAACTCGCTTATTCCTTGGCTGAAGAACCTGTCATCTGGCTCATCACCATCCTCGTCTAAGTTTTCCCATCATCTGTGCATTCCTGGAGCTTCTATAAGTGCTCCTGTGACTCCACCTTTGAGCTCTCCCACTGCACGTACTCCTAGGATGAATGATAATTGGGAAAATCCAACGGCCAACTCTACATGGATACAGCAGCACTATCCCTTCTTGCCATCCTCAACCCCTCCTAGTCCAGGTCGCCAAACCCCACCAGATTCAGGATGGCTCTCTGGTGTTCAAACTCCACAGGATGGGCCTTCATCTCCCACATTCAGCCTTGTCTCATCAAATCCATTTGGATTTAAGGAACCATTATCAAATGGAGGGTCTCGAATGTGGACACCTGGGCAAAGTGGGACATGTTCACCTGCAGTTGGACCTTGTATGGACCAAACAGCTGATGTGCCAATGTCGGATGTTATCTCAGCAGAGTTTGCATTTGGCAGCAATATGAAGGGTGTAGTAAAGCCATGGGAAGGAGAAAGAATTCATGAAGAGTGCATCAGTGATGATCTTGAGCTTACACTTGGTAACTCCAGCACTAG ATAG
- the LOC129875136 gene encoding BES1/BZR1 homolog protein 4-like isoform X2 translates to MTSGTRLPTWKERENNKRRERRRRAIAAKIFAGLRMYGNYKLPKHCDNNEVLKALCKDAGWIVEEDGTTYRKGCKPVERMDIGGSVSVSPCSSYQLSPGASYNPSPVSSSIPSPVSSHYVANVQNNSDPNSLIPWLKNLSSGSSPSSSKFSHHLCIPGASISAPVTPPLSSPTARTPRMNDNWENPTANSTWIQQHYPFLPSSTPPSPGRQTPPDSGWLSGVQTPQDGPSSPTFSLVSSNPFGFKEPLSNGGSRMWTPGQSGTCSPAVGPCMDQTADVPMSDVISAEFAFGSNMKGVVKPWEGERIHEECISDDLELTLGNSSTR, encoded by the exons ATGACTTCCGGCACGAGGCTACCGACATGGAAGGAGAGAGAGAACAATAAGCGGAGAGAGCGGCGCCGGAGGGCGATCGCCGCCAAGATCTTCGCCGGATTAAGGATGTATGGTAACTATAAGCTCCCCAAACACTGTGACAACAACGAGGTATTGAAAGCTCTGTGTAAAGACGCTGGTTGGATCGTTGAAGAAGATGGAACCACTTACAGAAAG GGATGCAAGCCAGTAGAACGCATGGATATTGGTGGTTCTGTTTCTGTAAGCCCTTGTTCGTCTTACCAACTGAGCCCTGGTGCTTCGTATAATCCGAGTCCAGTTTCATCATCTATCCCTAGCCCGGTCTCATCCCATTATGTTGCCAATGTCCAAAATAATTCTGATCCCAACTCGCTTATTCCTTGGCTGAAGAACCTGTCATCTGGCTCATCACCATCCTCGTCTAAGTTTTCCCATCATCTGTGCATTCCTGGAGCTTCTATAAGTGCTCCTGTGACTCCACCTTTGAGCTCTCCCACTGCACGTACTCCTAGGATGAATGATAATTGGGAAAATCCAACGGCCAACTCTACATGGATACAGCAGCACTATCCCTTCTTGCCATCCTCAACCCCTCCTAGTCCAGGTCGCCAAACCCCACCAGATTCAGGATGGCTCTCTGGTGTTCAAACTCCACAGGATGGGCCTTCATCTCCCACATTCAGCCTTGTCTCATCAAATCCATTTGGATTTAAGGAACCATTATCAAATGGAGGGTCTCGAATGTGGACACCTGGGCAAAGTGGGACATGTTCACCTGCAGTTGGACCTTGTATGGACCAAACAGCTGATGTGCCAATGTCGGATGTTATCTCAGCAGAGTTTGCATTTGGCAGCAATATGAAGGGTGTAGTAAAGCCATGGGAAGGAGAAAGAATTCATGAAGAGTGCATCAGTGATGATCTTGAGCTTACACTTGGTAACTCCAGCACTAGGTAA
- the LOC129874140 gene encoding heat stress transcription factor A-4c-like yields MDEATCSTNALPPFLAKTYEMVDDPSSDAIVSWSSSNRSFIVWNPPDFARDLLPRYFKHNNFSSFVRQLNTYGFRKIDSEKWEFANEDNFVRGQPHLLKNIHRRKPVHSHSAQNLHGLSSPLTESERKGYKEDIQKLKHENGSLHLDLQRHKQDHQGLELQMQVLTERVQHAEHRQKTMLSALARTLDKPVMDLSHMPQLQVNDRKRRLPGNSCLYNESDLEDMRGISSRALTWENMNPFSLLTMNAELLGQLESSSTFWEDVLQDVDSAGIQQNCSLPLDESTSCAVSPAISYTQLNVDVGHKASGIDMNSEPTANTTHEVAEPEDKAAVAGTATNVPTGVNDVFWEQFLTENPGSVDASEVQSERKDIGSKKNESKPVDSGKYWWNMKSVNSLTEQLGHLTPAEKT; encoded by the exons ATGGATGAAGCTACGTGCAGCACGAATGCACTGCCTCCTTTTCTTGCAAAGACATATGAAATGGTGGATGATCCATCCAGTGATGCCATTGTCTCCTGGAGTTCGAGTAATAGAAGCTTCATTGTGTGGAATCCTCCAGATTTTGCAAGGGATTTGTTGCCTAGATACTTCAAGCACAATAATTTTTCCAGCTTTGTCAGACAGCTAAACACTTAT GGATTCAGGAAAATTGACTCTGAAAAATGGGAATTTGCGAATGAAGATAATTTTGTTAGAGGTCAGCCACACCTTTTGAAGAATATCCATAGACGTAAACCTGTTCACAGTCATTCTGCACAGAATCTTCATGGCCTGTCATCTCCATTAACTGAATCAGAAAGAAAAGGATACAAGGAAGATATTCAAAAACTGAAGCATGAGAATGGATCACTTCACTTGGACCTACAAAGGCATAAGCAGGATCACCAAGGACTTGAATTGCAAATGCAGGTTTTGACTGAACGTGTTCAACATGCAGAACATCGTCAGAAGACCATGCTCTCCGCTTTAGCTCGAACCTTAGATAAACCAGTAATGGATTTGAGTCATATGCCACAACTTCAAGTGAATGACAGAAAAAGAAGGTTGCCAGGAAACAGCTGCCTCTATAATGAGAGTGACCTGGAAGATATGCGAGGGATTTCATCTAGGGCTTTGACTTGGGAAAATATGAACCCGTTCTCTCTTCTGACAATGAACGCAGAACTGTTAGGTCAGTTGGAATCTTCTTCGACTTTCTGGGAGGATGTGCTACAAGATGTTGATTCAGCTGGGATACAACAGAATTGTTCACTGCCATTGGATGAATCTACAAGTTGTGCAGTTAGTCCTGCTATATCTTACACACAACTAAATGTTGATGTGGGGCATAAGGCTTCTGGAATTGACATGAATTCTGAGCCTACTGCAAACACTACTCATGAGGTTGCGGAACCAGAAGACAAAGCAGCTGTAGCAGGGACAGCTACTAATGTTCCAACAGGGGTTAATGATGTATTCTGGGAACAGTTCCTAACTGAGAATCCTGGTTCAGTTGATGCATCTGAAGTCCAGTctgaaaggaaagacattggtagCAAAAAGAATGAAAGTAAACCAGTTGACAGTGGAAAATATTGGTGGAACATGAAGAGTGTAAATAGCCTGACAGAACAGTTGGGACATCTTACTCCAGCAGAGAAAACTTAA